A DNA window from Mastomys coucha isolate ucsf_1 unplaced genomic scaffold, UCSF_Mcou_1 pScaffold21, whole genome shotgun sequence contains the following coding sequences:
- the LOC116101075 gene encoding olfactory receptor 5B3-like: MENRTEVTRFILVGLTNDPDLKLPLFTTFLLIYTITLIGNLGLILLILLDSRLHTPMYIFLGNLSLVDFCYSSTITPKVIAGFLTGDKIMSYNACASQMFFFANFGDVENYLLASMAYDRYVAVCKLLHYATTMTTHMCACIVVGCYICGFLSASIYTMDALSLSFCESNVIHHFFCDVLAVMIISCSDRHVNELILIYVVSFNMFFALIVILISYMFIFTNIVKIHSAAGYHKALSTCASHFTAVSIFYGTIIFMYLQPSSSHSMDTDKIASVFYTMVIPMLNPLVYSLRNKDVKSAFTKIVLRLR, translated from the coding sequence ATGGAGAACAGGACAGAAGTGACACGTTTCATCCTTGTGGGACTCACCAATGACCCAGACCTGAAGCTTCCACTCTTCACCACCTTCCTCCTCATCTATACCATCACCCTTATAGGAAACCTGGGGCTGATCCTGTTGATTCTCTTGGACTCTCGGCTCCACACCCCCATGTACATCTTCCTAGGTAATCTGTCCTTAGTGGACTTTTGTTATTCTTCCACAATAACTCCAAAGGTCATAGCTGGATTCCTTACAGGAGACAAGATCATGTCTTACAATGCTTGTGCCTCTCAGATGTTCTTTTTTGCAAACTTTGGCGATGTGGAAAACTACCTTTTAGCCTCAATGGCCTATGATCGTTATGTAGCAGTGTGTAAGCTCCTGCATTATGCCACTACCATGactacacacatgtgtgcatgtattgtaGTTGGCTGTTATATCTGTGGCTTCCTCAGTGCTTCCATCTATACTATGGATGCATTAAGTCTCTCCTTCTGTGAATCCAATGTCATTCATCAttttttctgtgatgttcttgCAGTCATGATTATATCTTGCTCTGATAGACATGTTAATGAACTGATTCTTATTTATGTAGTCAGCTTCAATATGTTTTTTGCCCTTATAGTCATCTTAATATCCTACATGTTCATTTTTACCAACATAGTAAAGATCCACTCAGCTGCAGGATATCACAAAGCTCTCTCCACTTGTGCCTCACACTTCACAGCTGTCTCCATTTTCTATGGGACAATCATATTCATGTACTTGCAGCCCAGCTCCAGTCACTCCATGGACACTGACAAAATCGCATCTGTGTTCTACACTATGGTCATCCCCATGTTGAACCCTCTGGTTTACAGCCTGAGGAACAAGGATGTGAAAAGTGCATTCACAAAGATTGTATTGAGGTTAAGATGA